One Mycobacterium kubicae genomic window carries:
- the tal gene encoding transaldolase produces the protein MTQNPNLAALSEAGVSVWLDDLSRDRLKSGNLQELIDTKSVVGVTTNPSIFQKALADSDTYNDQIAELAERGADVEATIRTVTTDDVRNACDVLRPQWESSDGVDGRVSIEVDPRMARDADKTIQQAIELWKIVDRPNLFIKIPATEEGIPAISSVLAEGISVNVTLIFSVERHRAVMDAYLEGLEKAKEAGHDLSKIHSVASFFVSRVDTEVDKRLEKIDSDEARALLGQAAVANARLAYAAYQEVFEGGERFEALKADGARVQRPLWASTGVKNPDYSDTLYVTELVAPNTVNTMPEKTIEAVADHGEIKGDTVSGTASEAQQVFDKLKDIGIDLDDVFIVLENEGVDKFEESWNELLKETQAQLDSADK, from the coding sequence ATGACCCAGAACCCTAACCTTGCCGCGTTGAGCGAGGCCGGAGTATCCGTTTGGCTCGACGACTTGTCCCGCGACCGGTTGAAGTCAGGCAATCTGCAAGAGCTGATCGACACCAAGAGTGTCGTCGGCGTGACGACCAACCCGTCGATCTTCCAGAAGGCGTTGGCCGACAGCGACACCTACAACGATCAGATCGCCGAATTGGCCGAGCGCGGCGCCGACGTGGAAGCCACGATCCGCACGGTGACCACCGATGACGTGCGCAACGCCTGCGACGTCTTGCGGCCGCAGTGGGAGTCCTCCGATGGAGTCGACGGCCGGGTGTCCATCGAGGTCGACCCGCGCATGGCGCGCGACGCTGACAAGACCATTCAGCAGGCCATCGAGCTGTGGAAGATCGTCGATCGGCCCAACCTGTTCATCAAGATTCCCGCCACGGAGGAAGGCATTCCGGCCATCAGCTCCGTTCTCGCCGAAGGCATTTCGGTCAACGTCACCCTGATCTTCTCGGTGGAACGCCACCGCGCGGTCATGGATGCTTACCTCGAGGGACTGGAGAAGGCGAAGGAAGCCGGCCACGACCTGTCCAAAATCCATTCGGTGGCCTCCTTTTTCGTCTCCCGCGTGGACACCGAAGTGGACAAGCGGCTGGAGAAGATCGACTCCGACGAAGCGCGCGCACTGCTCGGGCAGGCCGCCGTCGCAAACGCGCGGCTGGCTTACGCGGCCTACCAAGAGGTTTTCGAAGGCGGCGAGCGCTTCGAGGCGCTCAAGGCCGACGGCGCCCGGGTGCAGCGACCGCTGTGGGCGTCGACGGGCGTCAAGAACCCCGACTACTCCGACACCCTCTATGTCACCGAGCTGGTGGCGCCGAACACCGTGAACACCATGCCGGAGAAGACGATTGAGGCCGTCGCCGACCACGGCGAGATCAAGGGCGACACCGTCAGCGGCACCGCGTCGGAAGCTCAGCAGGTCTTCGACAAGTTGAAGGACATCGGCATCGACCTGGACGACGTGTTCATCGTGCTGGAGAACGAGGGCGTGGATAAGTTCGAGGAGTCTTGGAACGAGCTGCTCAAGGAAACCCAGGCGCAGCTCGACTCCGCGGACAAATGA
- a CDS encoding heme o synthase — protein MSVRGRVAPSRSTGTARRALARVLAPVLAYVALTKPRVIELLLVTAIPAMLLADRGAVHPLLILNTLIGGMMAAAGANTLNCVADADIDKVMKRTARRPLARAAVPTRNALVLGLLLSVGSFFWLWWTANLLSGLLAVATIAFYVFVYTLLLKRRTSQNVVWGGAAGCMPVMIGWSAITGTITWPALVMFAIIFFWTPPHTWALAMRYKEDYKAAGVPMLPAVATEQKVTKQILIYTWLTVLATLALALATGWLYAAVALVAGVWFLAMAHQLYAGVRAGEPVKPLRLFLQSNNYLAVVFCALAVDSVIALPTLL, from the coding sequence GTGAGCGTTCGCGGGCGCGTCGCGCCGAGCCGAAGCACTGGCACCGCCCGCCGGGCTCTGGCACGGGTGCTGGCCCCTGTGTTGGCTTATGTGGCGTTGACCAAGCCACGGGTGATCGAGCTGTTGCTGGTCACCGCGATCCCGGCGATGCTGCTGGCCGACCGTGGCGCCGTTCATCCGCTGTTGATCCTCAACACGCTCATCGGCGGCATGATGGCCGCTGCCGGCGCCAACACGCTCAACTGTGTGGCGGACGCCGATATCGACAAGGTCATGAAACGCACGGCGCGGCGACCTTTGGCGCGGGCCGCGGTACCCACCCGAAACGCCCTGGTTCTGGGGTTGCTGCTGAGTGTCGGCTCGTTCTTCTGGCTGTGGTGGACGGCGAACCTGCTGTCCGGGCTGCTGGCCGTGGCCACCATCGCGTTCTACGTCTTCGTTTACACGCTGCTGCTCAAGCGCCGCACCTCGCAGAACGTGGTGTGGGGCGGCGCGGCCGGCTGCATGCCGGTGATGATCGGTTGGTCGGCGATCACCGGCACCATCACCTGGCCGGCTCTGGTGATGTTCGCGATCATCTTCTTCTGGACGCCGCCGCACACCTGGGCGTTGGCGATGCGATACAAAGAGGACTACAAAGCGGCCGGGGTGCCGATGCTTCCCGCCGTGGCCACCGAGCAGAAGGTGACCAAACAGATCCTCATCTACACGTGGCTGACCGTGCTGGCGACGCTGGCGCTGGCGTTGGCCACTGGCTGGTTGTACGCGGCCGTGGCGTTGGTAGCCGGGGTGTGGTTCCTGGCGATGGCGCACCAGCTCTATGCCGGGGTCCGCGCCGGTGAACCGGTGAAGCCGCTACGGCTGTTCCTGCAATCGAACAACTACCTGGCCGTGGTGTTCTGCGCGCTCGCCGTCGACTCGGTCATCGCGCTGCCGACGTTGCTCTGA
- a CDS encoding quinone oxidoreductase family protein — translation MHAIEVGQTGGPEVLNYVEMPAPEPGPGELVIKAEAIGVNYIDTYFRSGHYPRSLPFVLGSEVAGTVSALGEGADSGFAVGDRVVSASAAGAYADFSVAPTTLTAKLPDHVTAEVAASVLLKGLTAHYLLTSVYPVQDGDRVLVHAGAGGVGLILTQWAKHLGARVITTVSTDEKARRSKEAGAEEVLPYPDDPQAFGDKVRALTDGAGVAVVYDGVGASTFDASLASLAVRGTLALFGAASGPVPPFDPQRLNAAGSVYLTRPSLAHFIRSGEEFSRRAGELFSLIGDEAVTVEVCGRYPLADAARAHRDLQGRKTTGSIVLLP, via the coding sequence GTGCACGCAATCGAAGTCGGCCAAACCGGCGGCCCCGAGGTCCTGAACTACGTCGAGATGCCCGCGCCCGAACCAGGGCCCGGCGAACTGGTGATCAAGGCCGAAGCGATCGGCGTCAACTACATCGACACTTACTTTCGCTCCGGCCACTATCCGCGTTCGCTGCCGTTCGTCCTCGGCTCGGAGGTCGCCGGGACGGTGTCGGCGCTGGGTGAGGGCGCCGATTCGGGTTTCGCCGTGGGCGACCGGGTGGTGAGCGCCTCGGCGGCGGGGGCGTATGCCGACTTCTCGGTTGCGCCAACGACGTTGACCGCCAAGCTGCCCGACCACGTCACCGCCGAGGTGGCGGCTTCGGTCCTGTTGAAGGGACTGACCGCCCACTACCTGCTGACGTCGGTATATCCAGTGCAGGACGGCGACAGGGTGCTGGTCCACGCCGGCGCCGGCGGCGTCGGGCTGATCCTGACGCAGTGGGCCAAACACCTGGGCGCGCGGGTGATCACCACCGTGTCCACCGACGAAAAGGCCCGCCGGTCCAAGGAGGCCGGCGCCGAGGAAGTGCTTCCCTACCCTGACGACCCCCAGGCATTCGGCGACAAGGTGCGTGCGCTGACCGACGGCGCAGGTGTGGCCGTCGTTTACGACGGCGTCGGCGCCAGCACCTTCGACGCGAGCCTGGCCAGCCTGGCCGTGCGCGGCACCTTGGCGCTGTTCGGTGCCGCCAGCGGACCGGTCCCGCCGTTCGATCCGCAACGGCTCAACGCCGCCGGGTCGGTATACCTCACCCGGCCGTCGTTGGCGCACTTCATCCGCAGCGGCGAGGAATTCAGCCGGCGCGCCGGCGAGCTTTTCTCCCTGATCGGCGATGAAGCCGTCACCGTCGAGGTCTGTGGGCGTTACCCGCTGGCCGACGCGGCTCGTGCGCATCGAGATCTGCAGGGCCGGAAGACAACCGGCTCGATCGTGTTGCTGCCGTGA
- a CDS encoding COX15/CtaA family protein yields MVDLLPDPSLGVQRVIAFAVILTQGGIAVTGAIVRVTASGLGCPTWPQCFPGSFTPVAVSEVPRIHQAVEFGNRMITFAVVITAALAVLAVIRARRRTEVLVYAWLMPASTVVQAVIGGITVRTGLLWWTVAIHLLTSMTMVWLSVLLYVKVGEPDDGVVTERVPRPLRLLTVLSALNLAAVLVTGTLVTAAGPHAGDKSPSRTVPRLKVEITTLVHMHSSLLVSYLALLVGLGFGLLAVQASRAVVLRLGVLVALVFAQAGVGTTQYFTGVPAALVAVHVAGAAACTAATAALWASMRERAKPEPLQS; encoded by the coding sequence TTGGTGGATCTGCTCCCCGACCCCAGTCTTGGTGTCCAGCGGGTCATCGCCTTCGCCGTCATCCTCACGCAGGGCGGCATTGCTGTCACCGGCGCCATCGTCCGGGTCACCGCCTCCGGGCTCGGCTGCCCAACCTGGCCGCAATGCTTCCCCGGTAGCTTCACCCCGGTAGCGGTCTCTGAGGTGCCGCGCATCCACCAGGCGGTCGAGTTCGGCAATCGCATGATCACCTTCGCCGTGGTGATCACCGCGGCGCTGGCGGTGCTGGCCGTCATCCGGGCGCGTCGGCGCACCGAGGTGTTGGTCTACGCCTGGCTGATGCCCGCCTCGACGGTGGTGCAAGCCGTGATCGGCGGGATCACCGTGCGCACCGGCCTGCTGTGGTGGACGGTGGCCATTCACCTGCTGACCTCGATGACCATGGTGTGGCTGTCGGTGCTGCTCTACGTCAAGGTCGGGGAACCCGACGACGGCGTGGTCACCGAGCGCGTCCCCAGGCCGCTGCGTCTGCTGACGGTGTTGAGCGCGCTGAATCTGGCGGCCGTGTTGGTGACGGGCACGCTGGTCACCGCGGCCGGGCCACACGCCGGTGACAAAAGTCCCAGCCGGACGGTGCCCCGCCTCAAAGTGGAAATCACCACGCTGGTGCACATGCATTCGTCGCTGCTGGTGTCCTACCTGGCGCTGCTCGTCGGGCTGGGTTTCGGACTGCTGGCGGTACAAGCCAGCCGCGCGGTGGTGCTGCGGCTGGGGGTGCTGGTGGCGCTGGTCTTCGCCCAGGCGGGCGTCGGCACGACCCAGTACTTCACCGGGGTGCCGGCCGCGCTGGTCGCCGTCCATGTGGCCGGTGCCGCGGCGTGCACGGCGGCCACCGCCGCCCTATGGGCGTCGATGCGAGAACGGGCCAAGCCCGAGCCGCTGCAAAGCTGA
- a CDS encoding aldo/keto reductase produces MSKIPTIELNDGAHIPQLGFGVFQIEPKETAAAVAAALEIGYRHIDTAQMYGNEKEVAQGIQKAGLDRADVFITSKLNNGFHQPDDARRAFDATLSAIESDYVDLFLIHWPLPTRYGGDFVSTWRVLEEFARDGRARSIGVSNFQPAHLELLAKETDTVPAVNQIEAHPYFLNDEVRAYGKEHGIATEAWSPIAQGKVLDDPVLGRIADKCGKSPAQVVLRWHIQRGDIVFPKSVSPERMKSNFELFDFELATSDMDAISALDKGEAGRTGGNPDTFDYIPD; encoded by the coding sequence ATGAGCAAGATCCCGACCATCGAACTCAACGACGGCGCGCACATCCCGCAACTCGGTTTCGGTGTCTTCCAGATCGAGCCCAAGGAAACCGCCGCGGCGGTGGCAGCCGCGCTGGAAATCGGTTATCGGCACATCGATACCGCGCAGATGTACGGCAACGAGAAGGAAGTCGCTCAGGGCATCCAAAAGGCGGGCCTGGACCGGGCCGATGTCTTCATCACCAGCAAGCTCAACAACGGTTTTCACCAGCCCGACGACGCCCGCCGCGCGTTCGACGCCACGCTGAGCGCCATCGAGTCCGACTACGTCGACCTGTTCCTCATCCACTGGCCGTTGCCCACGCGATACGGCGGCGATTTCGTCTCCACCTGGCGGGTGCTCGAAGAGTTCGCCCGGGACGGGCGGGCCCGCAGCATCGGCGTCTCGAACTTTCAGCCGGCCCACCTCGAGTTGCTGGCCAAAGAAACCGACACCGTGCCCGCGGTGAACCAGATCGAGGCACATCCCTACTTCCTGAACGACGAGGTCCGCGCCTACGGCAAGGAGCACGGAATCGCGACCGAGGCGTGGTCGCCGATCGCTCAGGGCAAGGTTCTCGATGACCCGGTCCTCGGGCGAATCGCCGACAAATGCGGCAAGTCGCCCGCGCAGGTCGTGTTGCGTTGGCACATCCAGCGCGGTGACATCGTGTTTCCCAAGTCGGTGTCTCCCGAGCGGATGAAGTCGAATTTCGAGCTGTTCGATTTCGAGCTGGCCACCTCGGATATGGACGCGATCTCCGCTCTCGACAAGGGCGAAGCCGGCAGAACCGGTGGCAACCCCGATACGTTCGACTACATACCGGACTGA
- the tkt gene encoding transketolase: MTTTEEISALTRPSHPDDWTEIDSAAVDTIRVLAADAVQKVGNGHPGTAMSLAPLAYTLFQRTMRHDPSDVHWLGRDRFVLSAGHSSLTLYLQLYLGGFGLELDDIESLRTWKSKTPGHPEFRHTKGVEITTGPLGQGLASAVGMAMASRYERGLFDPDAEPGTSPFDHFIYVIASDGDIEEGVTSEASSLAGVQQLGNLIVFYDRNQISIEDDTNIALCEDTAARYRAYGWHVQEVEGGENVVAIEEAIANAKAVTDRPSFIAVRTIIGYPAPNLMNTGKAHGAALGDEEVAEVKKILGFDPDKTFEVRDEVIAHTRKLVDRGKEAHEKWQTEFDAWAQREPERKALLDRLTAEELPDGWDAELPHWEPGSDEIATRKASNEVLNVLGSKLPELWGGSADLAGSNNTTIKGADSFGPPSISTKDYTAHWYGRTLHFGVREHAMGAILSGIVLHGPTRAYGGTFLQFSDYMRPAVRLASLMDIDTIYVWTHDSVGLGEDGPTHQPIEHLSALRAIPNLSVVRPADANETAYAWRTVLARGNGSGPVGLILTRQNVPVLEGTNIDGVARGGYVLGDDSGEDPDVVLIATGSEVQLAVAAQKLLADKDIVARVVSMPCVEWFETQPQEYRDSVLPPSVSARVAVEAAVGQSWHKLVGDTGEIISIEHYGESADYKTLFREYGFTAEAVADAAERALDN, from the coding sequence TTGACCACTACCGAAGAGATCTCCGCCCTCACCCGACCGAGCCACCCCGACGACTGGACCGAGATCGATTCGGCTGCGGTCGACACCATCCGGGTACTGGCCGCCGATGCCGTCCAGAAGGTCGGTAACGGCCACCCCGGAACGGCGATGAGCCTGGCGCCGCTGGCCTACACCTTGTTCCAGCGCACGATGCGCCACGACCCCAGCGACGTGCACTGGCTGGGCCGCGACCGGTTCGTGTTGTCGGCCGGACACAGCAGCCTGACCCTGTACTTGCAGCTCTACCTCGGCGGGTTCGGCTTGGAACTGGACGACATCGAGTCGCTGCGGACCTGGAAGTCGAAGACACCCGGGCATCCGGAGTTCCGGCACACCAAGGGCGTGGAGATCACCACCGGCCCGCTGGGCCAGGGACTGGCTTCCGCGGTCGGCATGGCCATGGCGTCGCGCTATGAGCGCGGCTTGTTCGATCCCGACGCCGAACCGGGCACCAGCCCCTTCGACCACTTCATCTATGTCATCGCCTCCGACGGCGACATCGAAGAAGGCGTGACCTCCGAGGCGTCGTCGCTGGCCGGTGTCCAGCAACTGGGCAACTTGATCGTCTTCTACGACCGCAACCAGATCTCGATCGAGGACGACACCAACATCGCGCTGTGCGAGGACACCGCCGCCCGCTACCGCGCCTACGGCTGGCACGTGCAGGAAGTCGAAGGCGGCGAGAACGTCGTCGCCATCGAGGAGGCCATCGCCAACGCCAAGGCCGTCACCGACCGGCCCTCGTTCATCGCTGTGCGCACCATCATCGGCTATCCGGCTCCCAACCTGATGAACACCGGTAAGGCGCACGGCGCCGCGCTGGGCGACGAAGAAGTCGCCGAGGTCAAGAAGATCCTCGGCTTCGACCCGGACAAGACGTTCGAGGTGCGCGACGAGGTCATCGCCCACACCCGCAAGCTGGTGGATCGGGGCAAGGAAGCGCACGAGAAGTGGCAGACCGAGTTCGATGCGTGGGCGCAACGCGAGCCCGAGCGCAAGGCGCTGCTGGACCGGTTGACCGCCGAGGAGTTGCCCGACGGCTGGGATGCCGAGTTGCCGCACTGGGAACCGGGCTCCGATGAGATCGCCACCCGTAAGGCCTCGAACGAAGTGCTGAACGTGTTGGGCTCGAAGCTGCCCGAGCTGTGGGGAGGTTCGGCCGACCTGGCGGGCAGCAACAACACCACGATCAAGGGCGCCGATTCTTTCGGCCCGCCGTCGATCTCGACCAAGGACTACACCGCCCACTGGTACGGCCGCACCCTGCATTTCGGGGTGCGCGAACATGCCATGGGCGCCATCCTGTCCGGCATCGTGCTGCACGGTCCCACCCGCGCCTACGGTGGCACCTTCCTGCAGTTCTCCGACTACATGCGCCCGGCGGTGCGGTTGGCGTCCCTGATGGACATCGACACCATCTATGTGTGGACGCACGACTCGGTCGGTCTGGGCGAAGACGGCCCGACCCATCAACCGATCGAGCACCTTTCGGCATTGCGCGCCATTCCCAACCTCTCGGTGGTGCGGCCCGCCGACGCCAACGAGACCGCCTACGCGTGGCGCACGGTGTTGGCCCGCGGCAACGGCAGCGGGCCGGTGGGGTTGATCCTGACCCGCCAGAATGTGCCGGTGCTCGAAGGCACCAACATCGACGGTGTCGCTCGGGGCGGCTACGTGTTGGGCGACGATAGCGGTGAGGATCCCGACGTCGTGCTGATTGCCACCGGCTCCGAAGTCCAACTCGCCGTCGCCGCGCAGAAGTTGTTGGCGGACAAGGACATTGTCGCCCGGGTGGTGTCGATGCCGTGTGTGGAGTGGTTCGAAACCCAGCCGCAGGAGTACCGCGACAGCGTGCTGCCGCCGTCGGTGTCGGCCCGGGTGGCCGTCGAAGCCGCCGTCGGGCAGTCCTGGCACAAACTGGTGGGTGACACCGGCGAGATCATCTCGATCGAGCACTACGGCGAATCCGCCGACTACAAGACCTTGTTCCGTGAGTACGGCTTCACCGCTGAAGCCGTCGCCGACGCGGCGGAACGAGCACTGGACAACTGA
- the zwf gene encoding glucose-6-phosphate dehydrogenase, with protein sequence MSSNSAATQWQNPLRDKLDKRLPRIAGSCAMVIFGVTGDLARKKVMPAIYDLANRGLLPPTFGLVGFARRDWETQDFQKVVYQAVKEHCRTPFRQENWDRLAEGFRFVPGAFDDDDAFDRLAETLDKLDAERGTGGNHAFYLAIPPKSFPVVCDQLHRSGLARPQGERWSRVVIEKPFGHDLDSAEDLNKSVNAVFPEEAVFRIDHYLGKETVQNILALRFANQFFDPIWNAHYVDHVQITMAEDIGLGGRAGYYDGIGAARDVIQNHLMQLLALTAMEEPVSFNPRALQTEKIKVLSATRLAEPLDETTSRGQYAAGWQGGEKVVGLLDEEGFAKDSVTETFAAITLEVDTRRWAGVPFYLRTGKRLGRRVTEIALVFKRAPHLPFDATMTDELGANAMVIRVQPDEGITLRFGSKVPGSAMEVRDVNMDFSYGSAFAEDSPEAYERLILDVLLGEPSLFPVNEEVELAWQILDPALDNWASHGKPDPYEAGTWGPESAFEMLRRTGREWRRP encoded by the coding sequence ATGAGTTCGAATTCCGCCGCCACTCAATGGCAAAACCCGTTACGGGACAAACTGGATAAACGGCTTCCCAGAATCGCGGGCTCGTGCGCGATGGTGATCTTCGGTGTCACCGGCGACCTGGCCCGCAAAAAGGTGATGCCGGCGATCTACGACCTGGCCAACCGCGGGCTGCTGCCGCCCACCTTTGGCCTGGTCGGCTTCGCCCGGCGGGACTGGGAAACCCAGGACTTCCAGAAGGTGGTGTACCAGGCCGTCAAGGAACACTGCCGCACTCCGTTCCGGCAGGAGAACTGGGATCGCCTGGCCGAGGGATTCCGTTTCGTCCCAGGGGCTTTCGACGACGACGACGCGTTCGACCGACTCGCCGAGACGCTGGACAAGCTGGACGCCGAGCGGGGCACTGGCGGCAACCATGCGTTTTATCTGGCGATCCCGCCCAAGTCGTTTCCGGTGGTCTGCGACCAGCTGCACCGGTCCGGGTTGGCGCGCCCGCAGGGTGAGCGCTGGAGCCGCGTGGTCATCGAGAAACCCTTCGGCCACGACTTGGACAGCGCCGAGGACCTCAACAAGTCGGTCAACGCGGTGTTCCCCGAAGAGGCCGTCTTTCGCATCGACCACTACCTGGGCAAGGAGACGGTTCAGAACATCCTGGCGTTGCGGTTCGCCAATCAGTTCTTCGACCCGATCTGGAACGCGCACTACGTCGACCACGTGCAGATCACCATGGCCGAAGACATCGGCCTGGGTGGCCGGGCCGGCTACTACGACGGTATCGGCGCGGCTCGCGACGTCATCCAGAACCACCTGATGCAGTTGCTGGCGCTGACCGCCATGGAAGAGCCGGTCAGCTTCAACCCGCGAGCGTTGCAGACCGAGAAGATCAAGGTGTTGTCGGCGACCCGGTTGGCCGAACCGCTGGACGAGACCACCAGCCGCGGCCAATATGCCGCCGGTTGGCAGGGCGGTGAGAAAGTGGTCGGTCTGCTCGACGAGGAGGGGTTCGCCAAGGACTCCGTCACCGAGACATTCGCCGCCATCACCTTGGAGGTCGACACTCGCCGGTGGGCCGGGGTGCCGTTCTACCTGCGCACCGGAAAACGGCTGGGCCGCAGGGTCACCGAGATCGCCCTGGTGTTCAAACGCGCGCCCCATCTGCCGTTCGACGCCACCATGACCGACGAACTCGGCGCCAACGCGATGGTCATCCGGGTGCAGCCCGACGAGGGCATCACCTTGCGGTTCGGATCCAAGGTGCCGGGCAGCGCGATGGAAGTCCGCGACGTCAACATGGACTTCTCGTACGGATCGGCGTTCGCAGAGGATTCTCCGGAGGCCTACGAGCGGCTGATCCTCGATGTGCTGCTCGGCGAGCCGTCCCTGTTCCCGGTCAATGAGGAAGTCGAATTGGCCTGGCAAATACTGGATCCCGCCTTGGACAATTGGGCCTCGCACGGCAAGCCCGATCCGTACGAAGCGGGGACGTGGGGCCCGGAGTCGGCTTTTGAGATGCTGCGCCGGACCGGCCGCGAATGGCGGCGCCCGTGA
- the opcA gene encoding glucose-6-phosphate dehydrogenase assembly protein OpcA, with the protein MIVDLPETTTTAINKKLDKLRDEIGAVTMGRVLTLIIVPDSDAVLEESIKAANDASHEHPSRIIVAMRGDPYAEKARLDAQLRVGADAGAGEVVILQLSGPLANHADSVVIPFLLPDIPVVAWWPDIAPAKPAEDPVGKLAIRRITDATNGTDPLSAIKSRLPGYTGGDTDLAWSRITYWRALLTSAVDQPPHEPIESALVSGLKTEPALDVLAGWLASRIDGPVRRTVGELKVELARKSETIVLSRPQEGVTATLSRTARPDALVPLARRETGECLAEDLRRLDADEIYLAALEGIKKVEYV; encoded by the coding sequence ATGATCGTCGACCTGCCTGAAACCACCACCACGGCGATCAACAAGAAGCTGGACAAGCTGCGTGACGAGATCGGCGCCGTCACGATGGGCCGGGTGCTGACGCTGATCATCGTGCCGGACAGCGATGCCGTACTGGAAGAGTCGATCAAGGCAGCCAACGACGCCAGCCACGAACACCCCAGCCGCATCATCGTCGCCATGCGCGGCGACCCGTATGCCGAGAAAGCCCGCCTGGATGCGCAACTGCGCGTCGGGGCGGACGCGGGCGCCGGTGAAGTGGTGATCCTGCAGCTTTCGGGACCGCTGGCCAACCACGCTGACAGCGTGGTCATTCCCTTCCTGCTGCCCGACATCCCGGTGGTGGCGTGGTGGCCCGACATCGCTCCGGCGAAACCCGCCGAGGATCCGGTGGGTAAGTTGGCGATTCGGCGAATCACCGATGCCACCAACGGGACCGACCCGTTGTCGGCCATCAAGAGCCGGTTGCCCGGATACACCGGCGGGGACACCGATCTGGCCTGGAGCCGCATCACCTACTGGCGGGCGCTCCTGACCTCCGCCGTCGACCAGCCGCCGCACGAGCCGATCGAATCCGCACTGGTGTCGGGCTTGAAAACCGAACCCGCGCTTGATGTTTTGGCAGGCTGGCTGGCCAGCCGGATCGACGGCCCGGTGCGCCGAACGGTCGGTGAACTCAAAGTGGAACTGGCGCGCAAGAGCGAGACCATCGTGTTGAGCCGCCCGCAGGAGGGGGTGACGGCGACACTGAGCCGCACCGCACGGCCCGATGCGCTGGTTCCGTTGGCGCGCAGGGAAACCGGTGAGTGTTTGGCCGAGGACCTGCGCCGGCTCGACGCCGACGAGATCTACTTGGCCGCACTCGAAGGCATCAAGAAAGTGGAGTACGTGTGA
- the pgl gene encoding 6-phosphogluconolactonase, giving the protein MSPDVLVFPDSDALVEAAGDRLIEAIRSAVADRGRALIVLTGGGNGTALMKYLRARSPEIDWSKVHWFWGDERYVSEDDDERNEKQAREALLDHVDIPASQVHPMAASDGEFGADLDAAALAYEQLLAANADGGDPAPDFDVHLLGVGPEGHINSLFPDTPAVRETTRMVVAVEDSPKPPPQRITLTLPAVQRSRQVWLLVSGAGKAEAVAAAIGGADPVSLPAAGAVGREATLWLLDQDAASKLSG; this is encoded by the coding sequence GTGAGCCCCGACGTCCTAGTCTTTCCCGACAGCGACGCCCTGGTCGAGGCGGCCGGAGACCGCCTGATCGAGGCCATCCGGTCCGCGGTGGCGGACCGGGGTCGGGCGCTGATCGTGCTGACCGGAGGCGGCAACGGCACTGCGCTGATGAAGTATCTGCGCGCCCGCTCCCCCGAGATCGATTGGTCGAAGGTGCATTGGTTCTGGGGCGACGAACGCTACGTGTCCGAAGACGACGACGAGCGCAACGAGAAGCAGGCCCGTGAGGCGCTGCTCGACCACGTCGACATACCCGCCAGCCAGGTGCATCCGATGGCTGCCAGCGACGGCGAATTCGGCGCTGACTTGGATGCCGCGGCCCTGGCCTACGAGCAACTGTTGGCCGCCAACGCCGACGGGGGCGACCCGGCCCCGGATTTCGACGTGCACCTGCTGGGCGTGGGGCCCGAGGGGCATATCAACTCGCTGTTCCCCGACACCCCGGCCGTGCGCGAGACCACCCGCATGGTGGTGGCGGTCGAGGACTCCCCCAAGCCGCCGCCACAGCGAATCACATTGACACTGCCCGCAGTTCAGCGTTCTCGGCAGGTGTGGTTGCTGGTGTCGGGGGCGGGAAAGGCCGAGGCGGTGGCCGCTGCGATCGGCGGGGCCGACCCGGTATCGCTGCCGGCGGCCGGAGCGGTGGGCCGCGAAGCGACGCTCTGGCTGCTTGACCAGGACGCCGCATCCAAGCTTTCGGGTTAG